The Streptomyces sp. NBC_00162 genome window below encodes:
- a CDS encoding ROK family protein: MTTPTAPFPTSRADASAAGLTVAIDIGGTKIAGALVHPDGTMTATTRRPTPRGGEADAVMAAVTEVITDLAGSPLWPAAVRCGIGSAGPVDSSRGTVSPVNIGAWREFPVQARVTAELTARGAAIPAVLAGDGVAMTAAEHWLGAARGHANALCMVVSTGVGGGLILNNQLHPGPTGNAGHIGHISVAFDGEPCVCGGRGCVESIASGTAIAGWARAQGWTPAAPGGDATAAGVAAAAEAGDPVALAAFDRAGRALAAAIAATATLVETDIAVIGGGVAASGETLFAPIRSHLADYATLSFVRELKVVPASLGTHAGLIGAAAAATMLLPEAAAPTATA; encoded by the coding sequence GTGACCACCCCCACCGCCCCCTTCCCCACATCGCGGGCCGACGCCTCGGCCGCAGGCCTGACGGTGGCGATCGACATCGGCGGGACGAAGATCGCCGGGGCGCTGGTGCACCCCGACGGCACGATGACGGCCACGACCCGCCGTCCGACCCCGCGCGGCGGGGAAGCGGACGCCGTGATGGCCGCGGTCACCGAGGTCATCACCGACCTGGCCGGCTCCCCGCTGTGGCCCGCGGCGGTCCGCTGCGGCATCGGCAGCGCGGGTCCGGTGGACTCCTCCCGGGGGACGGTCAGCCCGGTCAACATCGGGGCGTGGCGGGAGTTCCCCGTCCAGGCCCGGGTCACGGCGGAGCTCACGGCGCGCGGCGCCGCCATCCCGGCCGTACTGGCCGGGGACGGCGTGGCGATGACCGCGGCGGAACACTGGCTGGGAGCTGCCCGGGGCCACGCGAACGCCCTGTGCATGGTGGTGTCCACCGGCGTCGGCGGCGGCCTCATCCTGAACAACCAGCTCCACCCCGGCCCCACCGGGAACGCCGGCCACATCGGCCACATCAGCGTGGCCTTCGACGGCGAACCTTGTGTCTGCGGCGGCCGCGGCTGCGTCGAGTCGATCGCCTCCGGCACCGCCATCGCCGGCTGGGCCCGGGCCCAGGGCTGGACCCCGGCAGCGCCCGGGGGCGACGCCACGGCGGCGGGCGTGGCCGCGGCCGCCGAGGCCGGTGACCCGGTCGCGCTGGCCGCCTTCGACCGTGCCGGCCGCGCCCTGGCCGCTGCCATCGCGGCCACCGCGACCCTCGTCGAAACGGATATCGCGGTCATCGGCGGGGGCGTCGCCGCCTCCGGCGAGACCCTCTTCGCCCCGATCCGCAGCCATCTCGCCGACTACGCCACGCTGTCCTTCGTACGGGAGCTGAAGGTGGTCCCGGCGAGCCTGGGCACGCACGCGGGCCTGATCGGCGCGGCCGCCGCGGCGACCATGCTGCTGCCCGAGGCCGCCGCGCCGACCGCTACGGCTTGA
- a CDS encoding TAXI family TRAP transporter solute-binding subunit: MPPVLPRISRRHALRALVAVLALLGVLLWWLKPLGEPELKGELTFSTGVRTGVYHRYGELLEQQLRRDMPGVKVRLETSEGSQQNLQRVAAGEADFTVATADAVAKYRQDGKPGAAYLRGCARLYDDYVQLVVPAGSPVQSARDLRGKRVAIGQAGSGVRLISERLLTAAQLDPARDITPVSIGIDTMPAELEAGRIDAFFWSGGLPTNAVRELSERFDIRLVQLGDLVEQLQGSGSPARYYRAAVMPQDAYARARNTSAVATLAVPNLLVTTEGTDPELTERFTRTVILSRDGIGHEVHAAQLVDLRTAIYTDPLDLHEGARRYYRSVKP; the protein is encoded by the coding sequence ATGCCTCCCGTACTGCCCCGGATCAGCAGGCGCCACGCCCTGCGGGCCCTGGTGGCCGTACTCGCGCTGCTCGGCGTCCTGCTCTGGTGGCTGAAGCCCCTCGGGGAGCCGGAGCTCAAGGGGGAGCTGACCTTCAGCACGGGCGTCAGGACCGGGGTCTACCACCGGTACGGAGAGCTGCTGGAGCAGCAGCTCCGGCGGGACATGCCCGGGGTGAAGGTACGGCTGGAAACCAGCGAGGGCTCGCAGCAAAACCTGCAGCGGGTGGCCGCCGGGGAGGCGGACTTCACGGTGGCGACGGCGGACGCGGTGGCCAAGTACCGGCAGGACGGCAAGCCCGGGGCCGCCTACCTGCGCGGGTGCGCGCGGCTGTACGACGACTACGTGCAGCTGGTGGTGCCGGCCGGGTCCCCGGTGCAGTCGGCGCGGGACCTGCGGGGCAAGCGGGTCGCGATAGGCCAGGCCGGATCCGGGGTGCGGCTCATCTCTGAGCGGCTGCTGACGGCGGCCCAGCTGGACCCGGCGCGGGACATCACCCCGGTGTCCATCGGCATCGACACCATGCCGGCCGAGCTGGAGGCCGGGCGGATCGACGCCTTCTTCTGGTCGGGAGGGCTCCCGACGAACGCGGTGCGCGAGCTGTCGGAGCGGTTCGACATCAGGCTCGTGCAGCTCGGCGACCTGGTGGAGCAGCTGCAGGGAAGCGGAAGCCCGGCACGCTACTACCGGGCGGCGGTGATGCCGCAGGACGCGTACGCGCGGGCGCGCAACACCAGCGCGGTGGCGACCCTGGCCGTGCCGAACCTGCTGGTGACCACGGAGGGCACGGACCCCGAGCTGACGGAGCGGTTCACGCGGACGGTGATCCTCAGCCGCGACGGCATCGGGCACGAGGTGCACGCGGCGCAGCTGGTGGACCTGCGGACCGCGATCTACACCGATCCCCTGGACCTGCACGAGGGCGCGCGGCGCTACTACCGCTCGGTCAAGCCGTAG
- a CDS encoding sensor histidine kinase yields MRARLLPLLVVLMAGTLLALGFPLAVSLAAGQQQRVVVDRIDDSARFAALAQFVIDAEGSGSTGSDERLATLQHELTRYQELYGIRVGIFYRDDGAMARAPGWWQLPESGEGRRAFEEALAGRRSHDPGQVWPWQTHGKLLVASPVVLDGDVVAVVATESPTDLMRGRILRGWLLIAGGLAAAMLVAFGAALRLTSWVLKPVQTLDAAAHGIATGRMNSRVAAAGGPPELQRLARSFNEMADNVEEVLEQQRAFVADASHQLRNPLAALLLRIELLALELPEGNEEIASVRAEGKRLTQVLDDLLDLALAEHASAEISLTDIGALAAERVAAWRPYAEEKGVRLTGTGRSAVTGWADPIALSSALDAVIDNALKFTPTGEEVEVSVSAVERTVRVVVADRGPGLTEDELLRVGDRFWRSGRHQNVKGSGLGLSISRALLAAGGGSLSYEKNPPHGLRVTVAVPRTDPHTS; encoded by the coding sequence GTGCGCGCCCGGCTGCTCCCGCTGCTCGTCGTCCTGATGGCGGGCACGCTCCTCGCGCTCGGTTTCCCGCTCGCCGTGAGCCTGGCCGCCGGACAGCAGCAGCGGGTGGTCGTCGACCGCATCGACGACAGCGCCCGCTTCGCAGCCCTGGCCCAGTTCGTCATCGACGCCGAGGGTTCCGGCTCCACCGGCTCGGACGAGCGCCTGGCGACCCTCCAGCACGAACTGACCCGCTACCAGGAGCTGTACGGCATCCGCGTCGGCATCTTCTACCGCGACGACGGCGCCATGGCCCGGGCCCCCGGCTGGTGGCAGCTCCCCGAGTCCGGCGAAGGCCGCCGCGCCTTCGAGGAGGCACTGGCCGGGCGGCGCAGCCACGATCCCGGACAGGTCTGGCCCTGGCAGACCCACGGCAAACTCCTCGTCGCCTCACCCGTGGTCCTCGACGGGGACGTGGTCGCCGTCGTCGCCACCGAATCACCGACCGACCTGATGCGCGGCCGGATCCTGCGGGGCTGGTTGCTCATCGCCGGCGGGCTCGCCGCCGCGATGCTGGTCGCCTTCGGCGCCGCCCTGCGCCTCACCAGCTGGGTCCTCAAGCCCGTGCAGACCCTGGACGCGGCCGCCCACGGCATCGCCACCGGACGGATGAACTCGAGGGTCGCGGCCGCGGGCGGGCCGCCGGAACTCCAACGCCTGGCCCGGTCGTTCAACGAGATGGCAGACAACGTCGAAGAGGTACTGGAGCAGCAGCGGGCGTTCGTCGCGGACGCCTCCCACCAGCTGCGCAACCCGCTCGCCGCGCTGCTCCTGCGGATCGAGCTGCTCGCCCTCGAACTGCCCGAGGGCAATGAGGAGATCGCCTCCGTGCGCGCCGAGGGCAAGCGCCTGACCCAGGTCCTGGACGACCTGCTGGACCTGGCGCTGGCCGAGCACGCCTCCGCCGAGATCAGCCTCACCGACATCGGGGCGCTGGCCGCCGAGCGGGTCGCCGCCTGGCGTCCGTACGCCGAGGAGAAGGGCGTACGGCTCACCGGGACGGGCCGGTCCGCCGTCACCGGCTGGGCCGACCCCATCGCCCTGTCCAGCGCGCTCGACGCCGTCATCGACAACGCCCTGAAGTTCACCCCCACGGGTGAGGAGGTCGAGGTTTCGGTCTCGGCCGTCGAGCGCACCGTCCGCGTGGTCGTCGCCGACCGGGGGCCCGGCCTCACCGAGGACGAGCTGCTGCGCGTCGGCGACCGGTTCTGGCGCAGCGGCCGGCACCAGAACGTCAAGGGCTCCGGGCTCGGCCTGTCGATCTCCCGGGCCCTGCTCGCCGCGGGCGGCGGGTCCCTCTCGTACGAAAAGAACCCGCCGCACGGGCTGCGGGTGACGGTGGCGGTCCCGCGCACCGACCCGCACACCTCCTGA
- a CDS encoding LacI family DNA-binding transcriptional regulator, which produces MARRPTIKDIARRAGVSESAVSFALNDRPGVSQDTRARIRRVAEELGWQPNSAARALSGERSGAVGLVLARPAHTLGVESFFLQLVSGIQEVLSAARTALLFQVVEDIDAECAVYRRWWAERRVDGVLVVDPRTHDPRPELLGRLALPAVMVGEGDLSQAPEAVSSVRADDAGAMIRILDHLHGLGHRRIVHVAGLPELAHTARRIEALRTEAALRGLGPDRVRSVVTDYSDAEGAAATRRVLAEPEPPTALVYDNDVMAVAGIAVAAELGIPVPGRLSMVAWDDSALCRVTHPRLTALVRDTAGFGRLAAEELLAVLAGRPPGVRTSEQPRLEPRESTAPPAAHTES; this is translated from the coding sequence ATGGCCCGCAGACCCACCATCAAGGACATCGCCCGCCGGGCCGGGGTGTCGGAGAGCGCCGTGTCCTTCGCGCTCAACGACCGGCCGGGCGTCTCCCAGGACACCCGTGCCCGGATCCGCCGCGTCGCCGAGGAGCTCGGCTGGCAGCCCAACAGCGCCGCCCGGGCCCTGTCCGGCGAACGCTCCGGAGCCGTCGGGCTGGTCCTCGCGCGGCCCGCGCACACGCTCGGCGTCGAGTCCTTCTTCCTCCAGCTCGTCTCCGGCATCCAGGAAGTCCTCTCGGCCGCCCGGACCGCCCTGCTGTTCCAGGTCGTCGAGGACATCGACGCCGAATGCGCCGTCTACCGCCGCTGGTGGGCCGAGCGGCGGGTCGACGGCGTCCTCGTCGTCGACCCCCGTACGCACGATCCGCGCCCGGAGCTGCTCGGCCGGCTGGCCCTGCCCGCGGTCATGGTGGGCGAGGGCGACCTCTCCCAGGCCCCGGAGGCCGTCTCCTCGGTACGCGCCGACGACGCCGGGGCGATGATCCGGATCCTGGACCACCTCCACGGGCTCGGCCACCGCCGGATCGTCCACGTCGCCGGGCTCCCCGAGCTCGCCCACACGGCCCGCCGGATCGAGGCGCTGCGCACCGAGGCCGCGCTGCGGGGGCTCGGCCCGGACCGGGTGCGCTCCGTGGTCACCGACTACTCCGACGCCGAGGGCGCGGCGGCCACCCGCAGGGTCCTCGCCGAGCCCGAGCCGCCCACGGCACTCGTCTACGACAACGACGTGATGGCCGTCGCCGGGATCGCGGTCGCCGCCGAGCTGGGCATCCCCGTCCCGGGCCGGCTCTCCATGGTGGCCTGGGACGACTCCGCGCTGTGCCGGGTCACCCACCCCCGGCTCACCGCCCTCGTGCGGGACACCGCGGGTTTCGGCCGGCTCGCCGCCGAGGAACTCCTCGCCGTCCTCGCGGGACGGCCGCCCGGGGTGCGCACGAGCGAGCAGCCGCGGCTGGAGCCCCGCGAGAGCACGGCGCCGCCCGCGGCGCATACTGAATCCTGA
- a CDS encoding response regulator transcription factor: protein MRLLLVEDDDHVAAALSAILARHGFKVTHARNGEEALQALLPAGAAPSAPPYGVILLDLGLPDQDGYEVCGKIRKRTATPVIMVTARADVRSRIHGLNMGADDYVTKPYDTGELLARIHAVARRTGASEEAAATGTGTPTTVRLGSVSIELPTRRVSVDGADVPLTRKEFDLLALLAQRPGVVFRREQIISEVWRTSWEGTGRTLEVHVASLRSKLRMPALIETVRGVGYRLVAPAAPAP from the coding sequence ATGAGACTGCTGCTCGTCGAGGACGACGACCACGTCGCCGCCGCCCTGTCCGCGATCCTCGCCCGGCACGGCTTCAAGGTCACCCATGCCCGCAACGGCGAGGAGGCCCTCCAGGCCCTGCTGCCCGCCGGAGCCGCGCCCAGCGCCCCTCCCTACGGGGTCATCCTGCTCGATCTCGGACTGCCCGACCAGGACGGCTACGAGGTCTGCGGCAAGATCCGCAAGCGCACCGCCACGCCCGTCATCATGGTGACCGCGCGGGCCGACGTGCGCTCCCGCATCCACGGCCTGAACATGGGCGCCGACGACTACGTCACCAAGCCCTACGACACCGGCGAACTCCTGGCCCGCATCCACGCGGTCGCCCGGCGCACCGGCGCCTCCGAGGAGGCCGCCGCCACCGGCACCGGTACGCCCACCACGGTCCGGCTCGGCTCCGTCAGCATCGAGCTGCCCACCCGCCGGGTCAGCGTGGACGGCGCCGATGTGCCGCTCACCCGCAAGGAGTTCGACCTGCTGGCCCTGCTCGCGCAGCGGCCCGGGGTCGTCTTCCGCCGCGAGCAGATCATCAGCGAGGTGTGGCGCACCAGCTGGGAGGGGACCGGGCGGACCCTGGAGGTCCACGTCGCCTCGCTGCGTTCCAAGCTGCGCATGCCCGCCCTCATCGAGACGGTCCGCGGGGTGGGCTACCGGCTCGTCGCCCCGGCCGCCCCCGCCCCCTAA
- a CDS encoding endo-beta-N-acetylglucosaminidase, whose protein sequence is MSESDALRRPTRRTVLAAGVGAVALPAGPAPTAAAAATPATAAPADLAPYASYWFPDSLPAGTPGPGIVWRSLKQWTPQSDPDLAHNTATVPLAPRFTPVPPHRGARAGQARIASLVSFGPTAQNPSQGSPTADYYALTHWAYIDELVFWGGSSGEGIVLAPNAPVVDAAHRNGVRVLGNVFLPPAAYGGDLRWTRDLVQRDSLGRFPIAEQLVRVASAYGFDGWFVNAETEGGDSELASLMRRFLRALRAAGEPHGLRITWYDAMNTTGRVGWQGALNELNQEFFEDRAGKVADTMFVDFRWTPPSLTASGALADGLGRSRHELWAAVDTESNGWNSTVRWDAIIPREHDHVVSYGFYRPEWTRNHLTDRSPGAFHRADDRFWTGMSLDPSRPAPEDPWRAPATAVADRSTVTALPFVCSFNTGHGERWYEEGEVASGIPWNHLGLQDRLPGRRWVVDTAGERPAVTLDFARAWRGGSSLLVAGPLSAPAAVGLHATRLPLTRSTVLELVHATEAGPVAVEVGVATREPAAPGEPVPYTWLRTETLGTGQAWRRARVGLSALAGRTAYGLAVRITGLGNRAVVWRLGSLSVRDTAAGRRPASPAALTVDASARHEDQARLRLSWRRAAGPVRHYAVSRVLPDGTRRFLGGTCGTALYLPAVRRAGRERAAVFEVRAVDELYAASAPARTTLAW, encoded by the coding sequence ATGTCCGAGAGCGATGCGTTACGACGACCGACCCGGCGCACGGTGCTGGCGGCCGGGGTGGGTGCCGTCGCCCTGCCGGCCGGGCCTGCTCCGACGGCAGCCGCTGCGGCCACTCCCGCCACGGCCGCTCCCGCCGACCTGGCCCCGTACGCCTCCTACTGGTTCCCCGATTCCCTCCCCGCGGGCACTCCCGGCCCCGGGATCGTGTGGCGCTCGCTCAAGCAGTGGACCCCGCAGAGCGACCCCGATCTCGCCCACAACACCGCGACCGTACCGCTCGCGCCGCGCTTCACGCCGGTGCCCCCGCACCGGGGCGCCCGCGCCGGCCAGGCCCGGATCGCCTCCCTGGTCTCCTTCGGGCCCACCGCGCAGAACCCCTCGCAGGGTTCGCCCACCGCCGACTACTACGCGCTGACGCACTGGGCGTACATCGACGAGCTGGTCTTCTGGGGCGGCTCATCCGGCGAGGGCATCGTGCTCGCCCCGAACGCGCCCGTGGTCGACGCGGCCCACCGCAACGGGGTCCGGGTCCTGGGCAACGTGTTTCTGCCGCCCGCGGCCTACGGCGGCGACCTCCGGTGGACCCGCGACCTGGTCCAGCGGGACTCCCTCGGCCGCTTCCCGATCGCCGAGCAGCTGGTTCGGGTGGCATCGGCCTACGGTTTCGACGGCTGGTTCGTCAACGCCGAGACCGAGGGCGGGGACAGCGAACTCGCCTCCCTCATGCGGCGGTTCCTGCGCGCCCTGCGGGCGGCCGGCGAACCGCACGGGCTGCGGATCACGTGGTACGACGCCATGAACACCACCGGGCGGGTCGGCTGGCAGGGCGCGCTCAACGAGCTCAACCAGGAGTTCTTCGAGGACCGGGCCGGCAAGGTCGCGGACACGATGTTCGTGGACTTCCGCTGGACCCCGCCGTCCCTGACCGCCTCCGGCGCGCTCGCCGACGGGCTGGGCCGTTCCCGCCACGAGCTGTGGGCGGCCGTCGACACCGAGTCCAACGGCTGGAATTCCACCGTCCGCTGGGACGCGATCATCCCGCGCGAGCACGACCACGTCGTCAGCTACGGCTTCTACCGGCCCGAGTGGACCCGCAACCACCTCACCGACCGCTCCCCCGGAGCCTTCCACCGAGCCGACGACCGGTTCTGGACGGGCATGTCGCTCGATCCGTCCCGCCCGGCGCCCGAGGACCCCTGGCGGGCCCCGGCCACGGCCGTCGCCGACCGGTCCACGGTCACCGCGCTGCCCTTTGTCTGCTCCTTCAACACCGGGCACGGGGAGCGCTGGTACGAGGAGGGCGAGGTCGCCTCCGGCATCCCGTGGAACCACCTCGGGCTCCAGGACCGGCTGCCGGGCCGCCGCTGGGTCGTGGACACCGCAGGGGAACGGCCCGCCGTGACGCTGGACTTCGCGCGTGCCTGGCGCGGCGGCTCCAGCCTGCTCGTCGCCGGTCCCCTCTCCGCCCCGGCCGCCGTCGGGCTGCACGCGACCCGCCTGCCCCTGACCCGGTCCACGGTCCTGGAGCTGGTGCACGCCACCGAGGCGGGCCCGGTCGCCGTGGAGGTCGGGGTGGCCACCCGCGAGCCGGCGGCTCCGGGCGAGCCGGTCCCGTACACCTGGCTCCGGACGGAAACCCTCGGCACGGGGCAGGCCTGGCGCCGGGCGCGGGTCGGGCTGTCGGCACTGGCGGGGAGAACGGCGTACGGACTTGCCGTACGGATCACGGGACTCGGGAACAGAGCCGTGGTGTGGCGGCTCGGGTCCTTGTCGGTACGCGACACCGCCGCCGGTCGGCGCCCGGCGTCTCCCGCTGCCCTGACCGTGGACGCCTCGGCCCGCCACGAGGACCAGGCCCGGCTCCGCCTGTCGTGGCGCCGGGCAGCCGGGCCGGTCCGGCACTACGCGGTGTCCCGGGTCCTGCCCGACGGCACCCGCCGCTTCCTCGGCGGCACCTGCGGCACCGCCCTCTACCTGCCCGCCGTCCGGCGCGCGGGCCGGGAGCGGGCGGCGGTCTTCGAGGTGCGGGCCGTGGACGAGCTGTACGCGGCGTCCGCCCCGGCACGCACCACCCTGGCCTGGTAG
- a CDS encoding glycoside hydrolase 5 family protein → MHEDALRFGANYTPARGWFHHWLDFDLDEVRADLDSIAALGLDHVRVFPLWPVFQPNRTLIRPRAVEQLVALADAAAERGLDVAVDGLQGHLSSFDFLPAWTRTWHRRSLFADPEVVSGQEEYLRTLAAALADRPNFLGMTVGNEINQFSDDPHPDPDRITREQAARWLERMLAACEEGAPGRFHLHAEYDAAWYRDGHPFTVAQAARLGAATAVHSWVFNGTAQRHGPAGTATEHHAAYLIELSKAWALDPHRPVWLQEVGAPAPLIAPERAAAFTEATVANALDCPDLWGVTWWCSHDVSRELADFPELEYGLGLLTNDRRTKPAGAAVARIAAQWRGRGRAHRPAVRSTALVVDVGGADAAPRRSVCAPGGAFFEAWAGLTAQGVRPAVVLAELAEDPAHLSARGITEVLRVPDLT, encoded by the coding sequence GTGCACGAAGACGCGCTCCGCTTTGGCGCCAACTACACGCCCGCCCGAGGCTGGTTCCACCACTGGCTGGACTTCGACCTCGACGAGGTCAGGGCCGATCTCGACTCGATCGCCGCGCTCGGGCTGGACCACGTCCGCGTGTTTCCGCTGTGGCCGGTGTTCCAGCCGAACCGGACGCTGATCCGGCCGCGCGCCGTGGAGCAGCTCGTCGCGCTCGCCGACGCGGCCGCCGAGCGCGGGCTCGACGTCGCCGTGGACGGGCTGCAGGGGCACCTGTCGAGCTTCGACTTCCTGCCCGCCTGGACCCGGACCTGGCACCGGCGCAGCCTCTTCGCCGACCCGGAGGTGGTCTCGGGTCAGGAGGAGTACCTGCGCACGCTGGCCGCCGCCCTCGCGGACCGGCCCAACTTCCTGGGCATGACCGTCGGCAACGAGATCAACCAGTTCTCCGACGACCCGCACCCCGACCCCGACCGGATCACCCGGGAGCAGGCCGCCCGCTGGCTGGAGCGGATGCTCGCCGCCTGCGAGGAGGGCGCGCCCGGGCGGTTCCACCTGCACGCCGAGTACGACGCCGCCTGGTACCGGGACGGGCACCCCTTCACCGTCGCCCAAGCCGCGCGGCTGGGCGCGGCCACCGCCGTGCACTCCTGGGTGTTCAACGGCACCGCGCAGCGCCACGGCCCGGCGGGGACGGCGACCGAGCACCACGCCGCGTACCTGATCGAGCTGTCCAAGGCCTGGGCGCTCGACCCGCACCGTCCGGTGTGGCTCCAGGAGGTGGGCGCCCCCGCCCCGCTGATCGCGCCGGAGCGGGCGGCCGCCTTCACGGAGGCCACCGTGGCCAACGCCCTGGACTGCCCGGACCTGTGGGGCGTGACCTGGTGGTGCTCGCACGACGTGTCCCGGGAGCTCGCGGACTTCCCGGAGCTGGAGTACGGCCTCGGTCTGCTCACCAACGACCGCCGGACCAAGCCCGCCGGAGCCGCCGTGGCCCGGATCGCCGCGCAGTGGCGGGGGCGGGGGCGGGCACACCGTCCCGCCGTACGGTCCACCGCGCTGGTGGTGGACGTCGGCGGGGCCGACGCGGCGCCGCGGCGCTCGGTGTGCGCGCCCGGCGGCGCGTTCTTCGAGGCGTGGGCGGGGCTCACCGCGCAGGGGGTCCGGCCCGCGGTGGTGCTGGCCGAGCTCGCCGAGGACCCCGCGCACCTGTCCGCGCGCGGCATCACCGAGGTGCTGCGCGTCCCCGACCTGACCTGA
- the miaB gene encoding tRNA (N6-isopentenyl adenosine(37)-C2)-methylthiotransferase MiaB codes for MTSSSDRSTAVDVKGTYEVRTYGCQMNVHDSERLSGLLEDAGYVRAPEGSDGDADVVVFNTCAVRENADNKLYGNLGRLAPMKTKRPGMQIAVGGCLAQKDRDTIVKRAPWVDVVFGTHNIGKLPVLLERARIQEEAQVEIAESLEAFPSTLPTRRESAYAAWVSISVGCNNTCTFCIVPALRGKEEDRRPGDILAEVEALVAEGVSEITLLGQNVNAYGSDLGDREAFSKLLRACGQIEGLERIRFTSPHPRDFTDDVIAAMAETPNVMPQLHMPMQSGSDTILKAMRRSYRQERFLGIIEKVRAAIPHAAISTDIIVGFPGETEEDFQQTMHAVREARFANAFTFQYSKRPGTPAADMDGQIPKEVVQDRYMRLVALQEEISWEENKKQVGRTLEVMVAEGEGRKDGATHRLSGRAPDNRLVHFTKPDAEVRPGDVVTVDITYAAPHHLLAEGPTLTVRRTRAGDAWEKRNAAPAQPAGVMLGIPTLGVPAPLPTVTSGCAID; via the coding sequence ATGACCAGCAGCAGCGACCGGAGCACGGCAGTGGACGTCAAGGGAACATACGAGGTGCGCACCTACGGGTGCCAGATGAACGTGCACGACTCCGAGCGGCTTTCCGGTCTGCTGGAGGACGCCGGCTACGTCCGCGCCCCCGAGGGCTCCGACGGCGACGCCGACGTTGTGGTCTTCAACACCTGCGCGGTCCGCGAGAACGCCGACAACAAGCTGTACGGCAACCTCGGCCGGCTCGCCCCGATGAAGACGAAGCGGCCCGGCATGCAGATCGCCGTCGGCGGCTGCCTCGCCCAGAAGGACCGCGACACGATCGTCAAGCGGGCCCCCTGGGTCGACGTCGTCTTCGGTACGCACAACATCGGCAAGCTCCCCGTGCTGCTGGAGCGCGCCCGCATCCAGGAAGAGGCGCAGGTCGAGATCGCCGAGTCGCTGGAGGCGTTCCCCTCGACGCTGCCGACCCGCCGCGAGTCCGCGTACGCCGCCTGGGTCTCGATCTCCGTCGGCTGCAACAACACCTGCACCTTCTGTATCGTCCCGGCGCTGCGCGGCAAGGAGGAGGACCGCCGTCCCGGCGACATCCTCGCCGAGGTGGAGGCCCTGGTCGCCGAGGGCGTCTCCGAGATCACCCTGCTCGGCCAGAACGTCAACGCCTACGGCTCCGACCTGGGCGACCGCGAGGCCTTCAGCAAGCTGCTGCGCGCCTGCGGCCAGATCGAGGGCCTGGAGCGGATCCGCTTCACCTCCCCGCACCCGCGCGACTTCACGGACGACGTGATCGCGGCGATGGCCGAGACCCCGAACGTGATGCCGCAGCTGCACATGCCGATGCAGTCCGGATCGGACACGATCCTCAAGGCGATGCGCCGCTCGTACCGGCAGGAGCGGTTCCTCGGCATCATCGAGAAGGTCCGCGCCGCGATCCCGCACGCCGCGATCTCCACCGACATCATCGTGGGCTTCCCCGGTGAGACGGAGGAGGACTTCCAGCAGACGATGCACGCCGTGCGCGAGGCCCGCTTCGCGAACGCCTTCACCTTCCAGTACTCCAAGCGGCCCGGCACCCCCGCCGCCGACATGGACGGGCAGATCCCCAAGGAGGTCGTGCAGGACCGCTACATGCGCCTGGTCGCCCTCCAGGAGGAGATCTCCTGGGAGGAGAACAAGAAGCAGGTCGGCCGCACCCTCGAGGTCATGGTCGCGGAGGGCGAGGGCCGCAAGGACGGCGCCACCCACCGCCTCTCGGGCCGCGCCCCCGACAACCGCCTGGTCCACTTCACGAAGCCGGATGCGGAGGTCCGGCCGGGCGACGTGGTCACCGTGGACATCACCTACGCGGCTCCGCACCACCTGCTGGCCGAGGGGCCGACCCTGACCGTGCGCCGCACCCGCGCCGGCGACGCCTGGGAGAAGCGCAACGCCGCCCCGGCCCAGCCCGCCGGGGTCATGCTCGGCATCCCGACCCTGGGTGTCCCCGCCCCGCTGCCCACCGTCACCTCGGGCTGCGCGATCGACTGA